From a single Microbacterium murale genomic region:
- a CDS encoding ATP-binding cassette domain-containing protein — translation MTQTAQETVQAPAPTRVPVLEAKRLVKTFGRVVGLDGVSLQLHAGEVLAVIGDNGAGKSTLIKCLTGAYIPDDGQLFLDGQEVHFKGPQDARNAGIETVYQNLAVSPALDVASNLFLGRERRKPGILGSVFRALDTSGMRKEARDQVLKLGISTLQDVTVSVENLSGGQRQAVAVARAAAFGSKVVVLDEPTAALGVRESNQVLELIENLRGNGVPVILISHNMPHVFQVADRIHVQRLGKRAATITPQSHNMTDAVAIMTGAAQA, via the coding sequence ATGACCCAGACCGCTCAGGAAACAGTCCAGGCTCCGGCCCCCACCCGGGTGCCGGTGCTCGAGGCGAAGCGTCTCGTGAAGACCTTCGGCCGCGTGGTCGGCCTCGACGGCGTCAGCCTCCAGCTGCACGCCGGCGAGGTGCTCGCGGTGATCGGCGACAACGGCGCCGGCAAGTCGACGCTCATCAAGTGCCTGACCGGCGCGTACATCCCCGACGACGGGCAGCTGTTCCTCGACGGGCAGGAAGTGCACTTCAAGGGTCCGCAGGACGCGCGAAACGCCGGTATCGAGACCGTGTACCAGAACCTCGCCGTCTCCCCGGCGCTCGACGTCGCATCGAATCTGTTCCTCGGACGCGAGCGTCGCAAGCCCGGCATCCTGGGCTCGGTGTTCCGCGCCCTCGACACCTCCGGGATGCGGAAGGAAGCGCGCGATCAGGTGCTGAAGCTCGGCATCTCCACGCTGCAGGACGTCACCGTCTCCGTGGAGAACCTGTCCGGCGGACAACGCCAGGCCGTGGCAGTGGCACGAGCCGCAGCATTCGGCTCGAAGGTGGTCGTGCTCGACGAGCCGACGGCCGCACTCGGCGTGCGCGAGTCCAACCAGGTGCTCGAGCTGATCGAGAATCTGCGCGGAAACGGCGTGCCCGTCATCCTCATCTCGCACAACATGCCGCACGTGTTCCAGGTCGCGGACCGCATCCACGTGCAGCGCCTGGGCAAGCGCGCCGCCACCATC
- a CDS encoding ABC transporter permease has product MTQTATSNLDLAAEFLDRRTPVDRLRGVLHRYPAISPAVVLVIAVIVFGVINPRFFAAANLSLVLDQVSVVGTVAIAQTLIILTAGIDLSVGALMIGTSMVMAQTAASNGLPAPVALFLGLVAALAAGALNGLLVTRVKLPPFIATLGTFNVFIALTLLYSGGQTIRKTDMPELMTWTATALPLGDVRLTVGVIIMLVLYALVAYILGRTAWGRHVYAVGDDEDAARLAGISTKKVLLSVYIAAGAILAIAAWIQIGRSGAASPNAGADLNLDSITAVVIGGTSLFGGRGIIWGTLLGAIIVGVFRNGLFLAGVDGLYQTLAIGILVIVAVAIDQWIRKVRK; this is encoded by the coding sequence GTGACCCAAACAGCCACATCAAACCTGGACCTCGCTGCCGAGTTCCTCGATCGGCGCACGCCGGTCGACCGCCTCCGCGGGGTGCTCCACCGCTACCCCGCCATCAGCCCCGCCGTCGTGCTCGTGATCGCCGTCATAGTGTTCGGCGTCATCAACCCGCGCTTCTTCGCTGCGGCGAACCTGTCGCTCGTGCTCGACCAGGTGTCCGTCGTCGGCACCGTCGCGATCGCTCAGACACTGATCATCCTCACCGCGGGAATCGACCTCTCGGTCGGCGCGCTGATGATCGGCACCTCGATGGTGATGGCGCAGACGGCTGCGAGCAACGGCCTGCCGGCACCGGTCGCCCTCTTCCTCGGGCTCGTCGCCGCACTCGCCGCCGGCGCGCTCAATGGCCTACTGGTCACACGGGTCAAGCTCCCGCCGTTCATCGCGACGCTCGGAACCTTCAACGTCTTCATCGCGCTGACCCTGCTGTACAGCGGCGGTCAGACGATCCGCAAGACGGACATGCCTGAACTCATGACCTGGACGGCGACCGCCCTCCCGCTCGGCGACGTCCGCCTGACCGTCGGGGTCATCATCATGCTCGTGCTCTACGCGCTCGTCGCCTACATTCTCGGACGCACCGCCTGGGGCCGCCACGTCTACGCCGTCGGCGACGACGAGGATGCCGCACGTCTGGCCGGCATCTCGACCAAGAAGGTGCTTCTGAGCGTCTACATCGCCGCCGGAGCCATCCTCGCGATCGCCGCATGGATCCAGATCGGACGCTCGGGCGCTGCCAGTCCGAACGCGGGCGCCGATCTGAACCTCGACTCCATCACCGCCGTCGTGATCGGCGGCACGTCGCTCTTCGGCGGCCGCGGGATCATCTGGGGAACGCTGCTCGGCGCGATCATCGTCGGTGTCTTCCGCAACGGCTTGTTCCTCGCCGGCGTCGACGGTCTCTACCAGACCCTCGCCATCGGCATCCTCGTCATCGTCGCGGTCGCCATCGACCAGTGGATCAGAAAGGTACGGAAATGA
- a CDS encoding substrate-binding domain-containing protein — protein MKNITRRSRVLLAAVSTSAALAITLTGCSGAGGAAGDQPAGDTIGVSLIVKTNSNPFFIAMQDGAEAAAEKDGVTLTLAAGKEDGDEDTQIQAIEAAISKGDKGILITPNGPAVLDAIEKARDAGIFVIALDTVPDPADAVDITYATDNYLAGQYIGQWTAQKLDGAEAVIGLIDLFDDKAVSVDYNRDQGFLDGLGIDLGDDRVNGDEKPSGSYAGGKGGEYTIVGSEASQGAEDGGRTAMENLLAKNADINVVYTINEPAAYGAYQALEAAGKTKDDVIIVSIDGGCAGVGQVEEGIIDATSQQYPVAMAELGVKAIVELVKDDKKPEVTDGLDFFNTGVKLVTDQPADGVESIDTAEATSICWGGK, from the coding sequence ATGAAGAACATCACCCGACGCAGCCGCGTTCTCCTGGCTGCCGTTTCCACATCCGCAGCGCTCGCGATCACCCTGACCGGATGCTCAGGCGCCGGCGGCGCGGCAGGCGACCAGCCGGCCGGCGACACGATCGGCGTCTCGCTGATCGTGAAGACCAACTCCAACCCGTTCTTCATCGCCATGCAGGACGGCGCCGAGGCCGCGGCTGAGAAGGACGGCGTCACGCTGACCCTCGCCGCCGGCAAGGAGGACGGCGACGAGGACACCCAGATCCAGGCCATCGAGGCTGCGATCTCCAAGGGCGACAAGGGCATCCTGATCACCCCGAACGGTCCCGCCGTGCTCGACGCGATCGAGAAGGCCCGCGACGCCGGCATCTTCGTCATCGCGCTGGACACCGTGCCGGACCCCGCCGACGCCGTGGACATCACGTACGCGACCGACAATTACCTCGCCGGCCAGTACATCGGCCAGTGGACCGCCCAGAAGCTCGACGGCGCCGAAGCCGTCATCGGCCTCATCGATCTGTTCGACGACAAGGCCGTGAGCGTCGACTACAACCGCGACCAGGGCTTCCTCGACGGTCTCGGCATCGACCTCGGCGACGACCGGGTCAACGGCGACGAGAAGCCGAGCGGCTCCTACGCCGGCGGCAAGGGCGGCGAGTACACGATCGTGGGCAGCGAGGCGTCGCAGGGCGCTGAGGACGGCGGGCGCACCGCGATGGAGAACCTGCTCGCCAAGAACGCGGACATCAACGTCGTGTACACGATCAATGAGCCGGCTGCCTACGGCGCCTACCAAGCGCTCGAGGCCGCGGGCAAGACCAAGGACGACGTGATCATCGTCTCGATCGACGGCGGCTGCGCCGGCGTCGGCCAGGTCGAAGAGGGCATCATCGACGCGACCAGCCAGCAGTACCCCGTCGCGATGGCCGAGCTCGGGGTGAAGGCGATCGTCGAGCTGGTCAAGGACGACAAGAAGCCCGAGGTCACCGATGGCCTCGACTTCTTCAACACCGGCGTCAAGCTCGTCACCGACCAGCCCGCCGACGGCGTCGAATCGATCGACACCGCCGAAGCCACCAGCATCTGCTGGGGCGGCAAGTAA